Proteins found in one Paenibacillus dendritiformis genomic segment:
- a CDS encoding immunity protein Imm33 domain-containing protein: MTWFLESAVERNQNAPYTFYIPSPSVIEMLQKGDKVKLIFVSAETEEENACERMWVEIAKVDGDCFVGTLINHPVKLSNLELGQTVNFSKEHICDTQYKDPEEQKWDYYFDSKIIVSNDVLERVEVNFLLRDFPRDDEDTGWSVFTGYEDDEYVNDPNNLQVISIGAILNIDDSVLAFIQDEPQCAYERDQETGKFVKIYDFDWDYYNNG; this comes from the coding sequence ATGACTTGGTTTCTCGAAAGCGCTGTGGAAAGAAATCAAAACGCCCCTTACACATTCTATATTCCAAGCCCTTCTGTTATTGAGATGCTTCAAAAGGGTGATAAAGTCAAGCTCATTTTTGTGTCGGCGGAAACGGAAGAGGAAAATGCTTGCGAGCGAATGTGGGTCGAAATTGCAAAAGTTGATGGCGATTGTTTTGTGGGCACATTAATAAACCATCCAGTCAAACTTAGTAATTTAGAGCTCGGTCAAACCGTGAATTTTTCAAAAGAACATATTTGCGATACCCAATATAAGGACCCGGAGGAACAGAAATGGGATTACTATTTCGATAGTAAAATCATTGTAAGCAATGATGTTCTTGAAAGAGTGGAAGTCAATTTCTTGTTAAGGGATTTTCCGAGAGATGATGAGGATACGGGCTGGAGCGTATTTACTGGCTATGAAGATGACGAGTATGTGAATGACCCCAATAACCTGCAAGTGATTTCTATTGGGGCCATTTTGAATATAGATGATTCTGTTTTAGCGTTTATCCAAGATGAACCCCAATGTGCCTATGAACGTGATCAAGAAACAGGGAAGTTTGTGAAGATTTATGATTTTGACTGGGATTATTATAACAACGGTTAA
- a CDS encoding DUF7660 family protein — translation MKKILFELVDEVIDEKSFLHFMNELRKDRSNHKEEWENESIEAFLEAAYDWGLTSIDGLTYYNKPDNPWKRCAQILYMGKIYE, via the coding sequence ATGAAGAAGATACTTTTCGAGCTGGTAGATGAAGTGATAGATGAAAAATCCTTTCTGCACTTTATGAATGAACTTAGAAAGGACAGGTCAAATCACAAAGAAGAGTGGGAGAATGAATCGATAGAAGCCTTTCTGGAAGCCGCCTATGATTGGGGATTGACGTCAATCGACGGTCTCACATATTATAATAAACCCGATAATCCATGGAAGAGATGCGCACAAATCCTGTATATGGGAAAGATTTATGAGTAG
- a CDS encoding type II toxin-antitoxin system HicA family toxin has translation MIKRTHQEKLILKSDGWVHKNTEGDHYHFVHPTKKGKVSVPHPKKDIKRRTTKSIFKQAGLI, from the coding sequence TTGATAAAGCGTACTCATCAAGAGAAATTAATCCTTAAATCAGATGGTTGGGTACATAAGAATACAGAAGGTGACCACTACCACTTCGTTCATCCAACCAAAAAGGGAAAGGTTTCCGTACCTCATCCCAAGAAAGACATAAAACGGAGAACGACAAAAAGCATCTTCAAGCAGGCGGGGCTGATTTAG
- a CDS encoding type II toxin-antitoxin system HicB family antitoxin, with protein MSKYIYPAVFHPGEPDEGGYTVTFPDLPGCISEGDTLDEALHMAKDALGGHLYLMEEDKDDIPQPTKPNAIQLEDDEFVSLIQVSTDFVRERIRNKAINKTLTIPKWLNDAAAEEGINFSQTLQDALKEKLGVKDFS; from the coding sequence ATGAGCAAGTACATTTATCCTGCTGTGTTCCATCCGGGCGAGCCAGACGAAGGCGGTTATACCGTAACCTTCCCTGACTTGCCGGGCTGCATTTCCGAAGGCGATACCCTCGACGAAGCATTGCATATGGCGAAAGACGCCCTTGGTGGACATCTCTACTTGATGGAAGAGGATAAAGACGATATCCCGCAACCAACGAAGCCGAACGCAATTCAATTGGAAGACGATGAATTTGTGTCTCTCATTCAAGTGAGTACTGATTTCGTCCGCGAGCGCATCCGTAATAAGGCCATCAATAAGACACTCACAATTCCAAAATGGCTAAACGATGCTGCTGCCGAAGAAGGGATCAACTTCTCTCAGACGCTTCAGGATGCATTGAAGGAGAAACTTGGTGTTAAAGACTTCTCTTAA
- a CDS encoding SH3 domain-containing protein, translating to MFKKVAILSLAIASTAVMTQGAYAAENTTQANVNNQHQAVTAENEFVLLSATYEVKENGVRLRNKPSLSGTVLGLLNKGDMVNGGHGVEPVYADGYYWLNVYSYKHNASGWVAVNYLTEIG from the coding sequence ATGTTCAAAAAAGTTGCAATCTTGTCGCTGGCGATCGCCAGTACGGCCGTTATGACTCAAGGAGCATATGCAGCGGAGAATACTACTCAAGCCAATGTGAATAATCAGCATCAAGCCGTGACAGCCGAAAATGAATTTGTCCTTCTCAGTGCCACGTATGAAGTAAAGGAAAATGGAGTCAGATTGCGAAACAAGCCTTCCTTATCCGGGACAGTGCTTGGCTTGCTGAATAAGGGCGATATGGTAAACGGAGGGCATGGTGTAGAGCCTGTATACGCGGACGGTTATTACTGGCTCAATGTCTACAGCTACAAACATAATGCTTCGGGCTGGGTGGCAGTCAATTATTTGACCGAAATCGGATAA
- a CDS encoding RNA polymerase sigma factor, whose translation MLRERCERDELFFHELCDTYFKSVYKYCGKLAKSQAELMDFADECTQNTFLEARKQISKLKNHPNVEGWLFTTARNFVNLSFRAMYLKNRYEVIMTEDIHNRLESQNNEIDQFIENAVNVDELYHEVLMNLSTSEYELYADYYIKKMSIADLTRKYDVSANAITTRIYRINKKIRSIVQTLVVSLDI comes from the coding sequence GTGTTGAGGGAAAGATGCGAACGTGATGAGCTTTTTTTTCATGAATTATGTGATACCTATTTCAAATCAGTCTATAAATATTGCGGGAAACTGGCAAAATCGCAAGCGGAGCTTATGGACTTCGCCGATGAATGCACGCAAAATACATTTTTGGAAGCGAGAAAGCAAATCTCCAAGTTGAAAAATCACCCGAATGTGGAAGGATGGCTATTCACTACGGCCAGGAATTTCGTTAATCTCTCATTTCGAGCGATGTATCTCAAAAATAGGTATGAAGTTATCATGACGGAGGACATCCATAACCGATTAGAATCGCAAAATAATGAAATCGATCAGTTTATTGAAAACGCTGTCAATGTGGATGAATTATATCATGAAGTCTTAATGAACTTGAGTACAAGTGAATACGAACTGTATGCGGATTATTATATAAAGAAAATGTCAATCGCGGATTTGACTCGCAAATACGATGTATCGGCTAATGCGATTACGACAAGAATTTACCGGATTAATAAAAAGATCAGGAGCATTGTTCAGACGCTTGTCGTAAGTCTTGATATTTGA
- a CDS encoding helix-turn-helix transcriptional regulator: MNTRFTEQDRSILESYDSVVEGLADYLGDASEIVLHSLEDYQHSVIKIANGHHTGRELGAPITNLALKMLQEIEQSNSKQAISYFTRSKNNRLMKSSTIAIRGEAGKIIGLLCINMNLDESFAQVLQAFVPHPDMESRGQAEHFASSVEDMIQETIERTIEAVDASPDISYANRNKHIIGLLHERGVFNMRDAVTIVANALKITKHTVYLHLRNHTSKSEKKASN; encoded by the coding sequence ATGAACACAAGATTTACGGAACAGGATCGTTCTATATTGGAGTCGTATGATTCGGTGGTGGAAGGCCTGGCTGATTACTTGGGGGATGCCTCCGAAATTGTGCTGCATAGTCTGGAAGATTACCAGCATTCCGTTATCAAGATTGCGAACGGGCATCATACGGGAAGAGAATTGGGGGCGCCGATCACCAATCTGGCTCTGAAAATGCTGCAAGAGATCGAACAGTCCAACTCGAAGCAGGCGATCAGTTATTTTACGAGGAGCAAGAACAATCGTCTGATGAAGTCGAGCACGATCGCGATACGGGGCGAGGCCGGGAAAATTATCGGATTGCTGTGCATCAACATGAATCTGGATGAATCGTTTGCTCAGGTGCTGCAAGCCTTTGTGCCGCATCCGGATATGGAATCGAGAGGGCAGGCGGAGCATTTTGCCTCATCCGTCGAGGACATGATCCAGGAAACGATCGAACGGACGATCGAAGCGGTTGACGCTTCTCCCGATATCTCGTATGCGAACCGGAACAAGCATATTATCGGCCTTTTGCATGAACGGGGCGTGTTCAATATGAGGGATGCGGTCACGATTGTGGCGAACGCGCTCAAGATTACGAAGCATACGGTGTATTTGCATCTTCGCAATCATACGTCGAAAAGTGAAAAGAAAGCTAGCAATTAA